The following are encoded in a window of Methanobrevibacter ruminantium M1 genomic DNA:
- the rpsJ gene encoding 30S ribosomal protein S10, giving the protein MNQARIKLTGTDPEKLNYVCDQLKKISERTGVDISGPIPLPTKKLVVPTRKSPDGEGKATWEKWELRIHKRLVGIGADERAMRQVMKVNVPDNVSIEIELKN; this is encoded by the coding sequence ATGAATCAAGCAAGAATTAAGCTTACTGGAACTGATCCTGAAAAACTTAACTATGTTTGTGACCAATTAAAGAAAATCTCTGAAAGAACTGGTGTAGATATTTCCGGTCCTATTCCATTACCTACCAAAAAATTAGTTGTTCCTACTAGAAAATCTCCAGATGGAGAAGGAAAAGCTACTTGGGAAAAATGGGAGCTCCGTATTCACAAACGTTTAGTCGGTATTGGTGCTGACGAAAGAGCTATGAGACAAGTTATGAAAGTTAACGTTCCAGATAACGTAAGTATTGAAATTGAACTTAAAA
- the tuf gene encoding translation elongation factor EF-1 subunit alpha, translating to MAKEKEHLNLAFIGHVDHGKSTLVGHLLLKAGAIAEQQLDEGEDKFRFVMDKLGEERERGVTIDLAHQKFSTNKYDYTVVDCPGHRDFVKNMITGASQADAAVLVVAANDGVMPQTKEHMFLSMTLGIKQLIIAINKMDMVDYSEDRYNEVKDEVSDLLRSIGRDPASTPFIPMSAFEGDNIKELSGNMSWYKGDALMTALDKLVPPEKPVDLPLRIPIQDVYSITGVGTVPVGRVETGIMKQGDNVIFEPAGVSGEVKSIEMHHETFPEAEPGDNIGFNVRGVGKNDIRRGDVAGHTADAPTVAKEFTAQVVVLQHPGVITVGYTPVFHCHTSQTACTFLDLTSKLDPATGQPEATKPDFIKTGDAAIVQIKPTKPMVMEEAANIPPMGRFAIRDMGQTVAAGLCLKVTDKK from the coding sequence ATGGCAAAAGAAAAAGAACATTTAAATTTAGCATTTATTGGACACGTTGACCACGGTAAATCCACTTTAGTAGGACACTTATTATTAAAAGCTGGTGCTATCGCTGAACAACAATTAGATGAAGGTGAAGACAAATTCAGATTTGTTATGGACAAATTAGGAGAAGAAAGAGAAAGAGGAGTAACCATTGACTTAGCTCACCAAAAATTCTCCACCAACAAATACGACTACACTGTAGTAGACTGTCCTGGACACAGAGACTTCGTTAAAAACATGATTACTGGTGCTTCCCAAGCTGACGCAGCTGTATTAGTAGTAGCTGCTAACGACGGTGTAATGCCACAAACCAAAGAACACATGTTCTTATCCATGACTTTAGGTATTAAACAATTAATCATCGCAATCAACAAAATGGACATGGTTGACTACAGCGAAGACAGATACAACGAAGTAAAAGACGAAGTATCCGACTTACTCAGATCCATCGGTAGAGACCCTGCTTCCACTCCTTTCATCCCTATGTCTGCATTTGAAGGAGACAACATCAAAGAACTCTCTGGCAACATGTCATGGTACAAAGGTGACGCTTTAATGACTGCTTTAGACAAATTAGTACCACCTGAAAAACCTGTAGACTTACCATTAAGAATTCCTATTCAAGACGTATACTCCATCACTGGTGTAGGTACCGTACCTGTAGGAAGAGTAGAAACTGGTATCATGAAACAAGGAGACAACGTTATCTTCGAACCTGCTGGAGTTTCCGGAGAAGTAAAATCTATCGAAATGCACCACGAAACTTTCCCTGAAGCTGAACCTGGTGACAACATCGGATTCAACGTAAGAGGTGTAGGTAAAAACGATATCAGAAGAGGAGACGTAGCTGGACACACTGCTGACGCTCCAACTGTAGCTAAAGAATTTACTGCACAAGTTGTTGTATTACAACACCCTGGCGTAATCACCGTTGGATACACCCCTGTATTCCACTGTCACACCTCACAAACTGCATGTACTTTCTTAGACTTAACTTCCAAACTTGACCCTGCTACCGGTCAACCTGAAGCAACCAAACCAGACTTCATTAAGACTGGTGACGCAGCTATCGTACAAATCAAACCAACCAAACCTATGGTTATGGAAGAAGCTGCTAACATCCCACCTATGGGAAGATTCGCTATCAGAGATATGGGTCAAACCGTAGCTGCTGGTTTATGTCTTAAAGTTACTGACAAAAAATAA
- a CDS encoding elongation factor EF-2 yields MSRRDKMIAKIKELMYQPKNIRNIGICAHIDHGKTTLSDNLLAGAGMISEELAGDQRFLDFDEQEQARGITIDAANVSMVHEYHGDEYLINLIDTPGHVDFGGDVTRAMRAVDGAVVVVCAVEGIMPQTETVLRQALREKVKPVLFINKVDRLINEVKLGPEELANKFIGIINEANKLITKMAPKDKKDEWLVKVDDGSVAFGSAYHNWAINIPMMQETGINFKDIIDYCNDENQKELAKKVPLADVLLGMVVEHLPSPEVSQQYRCPNIWDGDIESEAGQTMINTSPDGPLAVMVTNVSVDKHAGEVATGRVYGGTVEQGSEVYLVGGQARSRVQQVGVFFGPERVPTEKVPAGNIVYITGAKGATAGETICSPENKIVEFEGIEHISEPVVTVAVEAKNTKDLPKLIEVLRQTAKEDPTIHVNINEETGEHLVSGMGELHLEVIGVRINNKGVDILTSEPIVVYRETVAGKTPNPVEGKSPNKHNRLYLEVSPLDDSIFEALQNGDIKEGKIKAKEEAQQFIDHGLDKEEARRVWDVYNKSLFINMTRGIQYLDEIKELVIEGFESALEEGPVANEIAMGMKFTLVDAKLHEDAVHRGPAQILPAIRNAIKGGMMMADPTLLEPVQKVFINTPTDYMGSVTKEILNRRGQIIDMPTEGDMVNVEAKVPVAEMFGFAGEIRSATQGRCLWSTENSGFERLPRELQGQIVREIRQRKGLAPEPFGPDHYLG; encoded by the coding sequence TTGAGTAGACGAGACAAAATGATTGCAAAAATCAAAGAATTGATGTACCAACCTAAAAATATCAGAAACATAGGTATCTGTGCACACATTGACCACGGTAAGACCACATTATCCGACAACCTCTTGGCAGGTGCTGGAATGATTTCCGAAGAGCTTGCAGGAGATCAAAGATTCTTGGATTTCGACGAACAAGAACAAGCTCGTGGTATTACCATTGACGCTGCAAACGTATCCATGGTACACGAATACCATGGCGATGAATATCTTATTAACTTAATCGACACTCCAGGTCACGTTGACTTCGGTGGAGACGTAACTCGTGCAATGAGAGCTGTAGACGGTGCAGTAGTAGTTGTATGTGCGGTTGAAGGTATCATGCCTCAAACTGAAACCGTACTCAGACAAGCTTTAAGAGAAAAGGTTAAACCAGTATTATTCATTAACAAAGTTGACAGATTAATCAACGAAGTAAAATTAGGACCTGAAGAGTTAGCAAACAAGTTCATTGGAATTATCAATGAAGCTAACAAGTTAATCACTAAAATGGCTCCTAAAGATAAGAAAGACGAATGGCTTGTAAAAGTGGATGACGGTAGTGTAGCATTCGGTTCAGCATACCACAACTGGGCTATCAACATTCCTATGATGCAAGAAACCGGAATCAACTTCAAAGACATTATCGATTACTGTAATGATGAAAATCAAAAAGAATTAGCTAAGAAAGTACCTTTAGCTGATGTATTATTAGGTATGGTAGTAGAACACTTGCCATCCCCTGAAGTTTCCCAACAATACAGATGTCCTAACATTTGGGATGGAGACATTGAAAGCGAAGCTGGTCAAACTATGATTAATACCAGCCCTGACGGACCTTTAGCTGTAATGGTAACCAACGTATCTGTAGATAAGCACGCTGGTGAAGTTGCTACCGGTAGAGTATACGGAGGTACTGTAGAACAAGGTAGTGAAGTCTACTTAGTAGGAGGTCAAGCAAGATCCAGAGTACAGCAAGTAGGTGTTTTCTTCGGTCCTGAAAGAGTTCCTACTGAAAAGGTTCCAGCTGGTAACATTGTTTACATTACCGGTGCAAAAGGAGCTACCGCTGGGGAAACCATCTGTTCTCCTGAAAACAAGATTGTAGAGTTTGAAGGAATCGAACACATCTCCGAACCTGTAGTTACCGTTGCTGTAGAAGCTAAAAACACTAAGGACTTACCTAAGCTTATTGAAGTGTTAAGACAAACTGCAAAAGAAGACCCAACCATTCACGTTAACATTAACGAAGAAACCGGTGAACACTTAGTTTCAGGTATGGGAGAGCTTCACTTGGAAGTTATTGGTGTAAGAATCAACAATAAGGGTGTAGACATCCTCACTTCCGAACCTATTGTTGTATACAGAGAAACTGTTGCAGGAAAAACTCCAAACCCTGTAGAAGGTAAATCTCCAAACAAGCATAACAGATTATACCTTGAAGTTTCACCTTTAGACGATTCAATATTTGAAGCATTGCAAAACGGTGACATCAAGGAAGGTAAAATCAAAGCTAAAGAAGAAGCTCAACAATTCATTGACCACGGCCTTGACAAGGAAGAAGCTAGAAGAGTATGGGATGTTTACAACAAGTCCTTATTCATCAACATGACCCGTGGTATCCAATACTTAGATGAGATCAAGGAGCTTGTCATTGAAGGTTTCGAATCTGCACTTGAAGAAGGTCCAGTTGCAAACGAGATTGCAATGGGAATGAAATTCACTCTTGTAGATGCAAAGCTTCACGAAGACGCAGTTCACAGAGGACCTGCTCAAATCTTGCCTGCTATCCGTAACGCTATTAAGGGTGGTATGATGATGGCTGACCCAACATTACTTGAACCTGTTCAAAAGGTATTCATTAACACCCCAACTGACTATATGGGATCTGTTACTAAGGAAATCCTAAACAGAAGAGGTCAAATCATCGACATGCCAACTGAAGGTGATATGGTAAATGTTGAAGCTAAAGTACCTGTAGCTGAAATGTTTGGTTTTGCTGGTGAGATCAGATCTGCAACTCAAGGCAGATGTTTATGGTCTACTGAAAACTCTGGATTCGAAAGATTACCAAGAGAATTGCAAGGTCAAATTGTAAGAGAAATTAGACAAAGAAAAGGATTGGCTCCTGAACCATTCGGTCCGGACCACTACTTAGGATAA
- a CDS encoding 30S ribosomal protein S7 — MAKLFNKWDLDEVEVEDLGLKRYICLDETIVPHTLGRHVKRQFAKSNVSIVERLMNKIMRTERNSGKKNKAYNIVKEALEIINRRTKQNPVQVLVKAIENTSPREETTRIKYGGIGYQVAVDISPQRRVDLSLGFLTRGTLQSAFKNKRSVAECLASEIIFASEEDTRSFALQKKEEKERVAKAAH; from the coding sequence ATGGCTAAATTATTTAACAAATGGGACCTTGATGAAGTGGAAGTGGAAGACTTAGGTTTAAAGAGATACATTTGCCTTGATGAAACCATTGTTCCTCATACCTTAGGAAGACACGTAAAAAGACAATTTGCAAAATCCAATGTTTCTATCGTAGAAAGATTAATGAACAAAATCATGAGAACCGAAAGAAACTCCGGTAAAAAGAACAAAGCTTACAATATCGTAAAGGAAGCTTTAGAAATTATCAATAGAAGAACTAAACAAAACCCTGTTCAAGTTTTAGTAAAGGCTATTGAAAACACCTCTCCACGTGAAGAAACTACCCGTATCAAATACGGTGGTATCGGATACCAAGTTGCTGTAGACATTTCTCCACAAAGAAGAGTGGACCTTTCTTTAGGATTCTTAACAAGAGGAACTTTACAATCCGCATTCAAAAACAAAAGATCTGTTGCTGAATGTTTAGCAAGTGAAATCATCTTTGCTTCTGAAGAAGATACTAGAAGTTTCGCTTTACAGAAAAAAGAAGAAAAAGAAAGAGTTGCAAAAGCAGCACACTAA
- a CDS encoding 30S ribosomal protein S12 yields the protein MPGLFAAKKLKKNRQNFKWKDVDYKRRALRLDVKADPLEGAPQARGIVIEKVGVEAKQPNSAIRKCIRVQLIKNGKQITAFAPGDGAIGFIDEHDEVMIEGIGGPSGRSMGDIPGVRWKVSKVNNVALSEMVSGKIDKPVR from the coding sequence ATGCCAGGACTTTTTGCTGCAAAAAAGCTTAAAAAGAATAGACAAAATTTTAAATGGAAAGACGTAGATTATAAAAGAAGAGCATTACGTTTAGATGTAAAAGCAGACCCTCTCGAAGGGGCTCCTCAAGCAAGAGGAATCGTTATTGAAAAAGTGGGAGTAGAAGCTAAGCAACCTAACTCCGCTATCCGTAAATGTATTCGTGTACAATTAATCAAAAACGGTAAGCAAATTACTGCATTCGCACCAGGTGACGGTGCAATCGGTTTTATCGATGAGCACGATGAAGTAATGATTGAAGGTATCGGCGGACCATCCGGAAGATCCATGGGAGACATTCCTGGAGTTCGTTGGAAAGTAAGTAAAGTCAACAACGTTGCCTTATCTGAAATGGTAAGTGGAAAGATTGATAAACCTGTAAGATAA
- a CDS encoding NusA-like transcription termination signal-binding factor, with amino-acid sequence MSIKFNANDMRFIALFESMTGAMVKDCIIDDENSKVTFVVKNGDMGLAIAKGGTTVTKVKKAVGRGVEIIEYNEDPEQFIKNILSPAELKSIKIVTKNNDEKIAFVNTDSSNKRIAIGKGGINIERAKLLAKRQHNISNIVLK; translated from the coding sequence GTGTCTATTAAATTTAATGCAAATGATATGAGATTCATTGCTCTTTTTGAGAGTATGACTGGTGCAATGGTTAAGGATTGCATTATTGACGATGAAAATTCCAAGGTTACCTTTGTTGTTAAAAACGGAGATATGGGTTTAGCTATTGCTAAAGGCGGAACTACCGTAACTAAAGTTAAAAAGGCAGTTGGAAGAGGTGTGGAAATCATTGAGTATAATGAGGACCCAGAACAGTTCATTAAGAACATCTTATCTCCAGCTGAATTGAAGTCTATTAAGATTGTTACTAAAAACAATGATGAAAAGATAGCTTTTGTTAATACCGATTCTTCAAACAAAAGAATAGCAATTGGTAAAGGCGGAATCAACATTGAAAGAGCAAAATTATTAGCTAAAAGACAACACAACATTAGCAATATTGTTTTAAAATAA
- a CDS encoding 50S ribosomal protein L30e, whose amino-acid sequence MMDVERGIRVAVDTGDVTLGSEKSIQSLKLGKGKLAVVAANSPKEILEDVEYYANLSEIPFIVYEGTSVDLGSVCGKPFTVATLIINDPGDSTILEAMG is encoded by the coding sequence ATGATGGACGTAGAAAGAGGAATAAGAGTCGCTGTAGACACAGGAGATGTGACCCTCGGCTCTGAAAAATCTATTCAATCTTTAAAATTAGGTAAAGGTAAACTTGCAGTTGTTGCAGCTAACAGTCCTAAAGAAATTTTAGAAGACGTTGAATATTATGCAAATCTCTCTGAAATTCCTTTCATTGTATATGAAGGTACTAGTGTAGACTTAGGTTCTGTTTGTGGTAAACCTTTCACTGTAGCTACTTTAATCATAAACGATCCAGGAGATTCTACTATCTTAGAAGCAATGGGGTAG